DNA sequence from the Lycium barbarum isolate Lr01 chromosome 5, ASM1917538v2, whole genome shotgun sequence genome:
ATGGAATCAAAAACTCTTTCTGTTGCGGGCCCCTTCTACTTTTTGCCTACTCCAACCTTGGTCTATAAACCCAAAAGAGGAAGTGATAAAACCATTATTGTTATTTTGGGGACACATTTTGTCAAAAAAATTTCAAGTGTATATAAATCATAACAAGTACATAAGTGCCTTTCGATGATGTGTGTAGTTTCAACAGTTATATGAGTTAGATtgcatgtacatatatattatgAGTTTAATTTTTGTGCATCCGATGAGTAATCCGATGAGTAATTCTTTATACGAGAGTATTATGTTAAGGTGATTTACAACCAAAGGTAATTGTTTATAGTACAACTTTGATTCTGTCACATAGAAAATCAACTAAATAGCAATATAGCATATCATTACAAGTTAAAAAGAGCTACTACTAACTTATTATAACCAATCAAAAAATATTGATACTGTAAAAAAGATATTTAtagtaaaaataatttaattttactttttattttattcttaatgaaatgatttatagtcacgtaaaatatttaaatttgtttTAGATTAAAtttcaatatttttttaatttaaaattatgtGTTCAATCAAACTCTACTACATAAATTAAAATGAATGAAGTACTATATCTTCATTATTCGAAATTATTACATATGAAGTCTGATGAAATAATAGAAAATGCACGTGAATATTATCAACTTAAAGCTTGTACTGTACATGTACTCTGTGTGTAGGAATCGAAAGTAAACACagtaacttttctttctttttctttcaccaTGTAATGTAAAATGTAAATGAGTGAAAATGGTACAAATTACAAGTTAACAAAGAAAAACTACTCAAACTAAAGTCACAAACTATCTCGTCCCGCTCCATTGCCATCATTCAGTATATTATTAGTATATTGATTTGAGGTAGATATAGAAATCCTTAAACTTTAAATGTTGAATCCGCTTTTATATTAATCAATTAAACTCCGCTATGCAAATTGAATTGAAGGAAGTGATATGTATTATTGTTGGACATCATAACCTATAAAGTCTTTCTCTTTGCACTCTCTTTTCTGATGAAACTATATGCACGTGAATATTATCAACTCAAACATTGTACGTTTTTACTCTATGTAGTAACGAAAGTAAACACAATAAATAATGCagtaacctttctttctttctttctttcacccAGAAATGTTACTAAGTAGTGTAAAATGTAAATGAGTGAAAAATGATACAAATTACATGCCAACAAAGAAAAACTACTcatccaagaaaaagaaaaaaggaaaaaaaaaaaaaaacagtgtaACCATCTGTCCCGCTCTGTTGTCATCCCTAATCATCGTCAACTTCCTCAATCTTTTGTCCGAACCCTCTAGGTCCGCCTCTAGCTCTTGCAACAATTTTCCCCTTACGACCGCTCTTCTTTTTCTTAGCCGCTTCTTCTTTTTCAAATTTCTCCTTGTCTCTTTTCTGCAAGAAATCCGTAACGGCAATGTAGATTACCCCTATGGTTAAAACAGATAAACCAACGAAAGCAATGAACAATAGCGTTTGTATGATGGTAGACACTCCATTATCATTGGTGGATGAAACAATTTGATCAGTAGTTTCATCAAGATTCACTTCGGACAGCAAAAAATTCTCCGGAAGAGCAGAAATTCTCTGATTTCGGATGATTTTTGATGAAGTTGGTAGATGTGGGCTGTGAATTATGTGAGGGTGAGACTTTTTAAGGgaagaaaattttgaaattgaTGGATTTTTGGGGGTAAAAAGAGGTGATTTTGGGTTAATTACTAGGAAGGAGAGAGATATGGATGGAGCAGTAGCCATTGTCTCTCATCCAAAATTTTTGCAGGCTAATGAATTTCTTCACTTTTAATTTCCTTTCCCCTATCTCCTCCACACATTTCCTATCCTATCTTCTCTTTCCTTGGGGCCCCTGCCCGCAGTAACTTTTATCTTCATTTCACTTAAAATATTTTTTGGGCATTATACATTTATACTAAGAATAAATGGTCAAAACTCAAGAATACAAAACTATCATATTTTTCTAGAGTTTCACACTTCAATTGTCAGTTGTTTCATTTTCTTACCTCCACTATCACCATTTATATACTAAAACAAGCCTCATTGAGTAATAGTGATAATTTAGATAAGAAAAAGAAACAATTGATAATTGATCTAAGTTACTTTTAATACATAGATGTTGCTTCTCACTTTTGAATGCATTTGTCAACTTCAAGTAGGCAGAAAACAAATAAGTTTATTAATCGTTGTTAATAAATATATTTAAAGAAAATAATTGAAGGGAGAACCAATTGGTAATAGGGGTAAATACTTACCCCACAATGCATGTTTATATTCAGCTTAACTTATCATGATTAAGTAATTTGATGTAGGAAAATTATGTATTAATTTAATTGAAGTATATAACACGTCATTTATTTATCAATTTGGCACTTGGCAGGGGCGTATGTAGCCTTAAAGGTGGGGTTCAACTGAACCCTTAACTTTCAACGCGAagcataaatttatgtataaaaatttattaaaatttattaaaattgtaatgtagatatgaactcataacttttaaaatacaaTGGGTTCAATTGAGAATCTtagcccccgtttggccataaaaattattcactttatttcgaattttttttcacttttttccgaaatcagcgtttggctatgaaaattccgaatacaacttgaagttgtattccggagtaccaaaaactcaaaaaacatgtttttcaaaaaaaattcactgttttacaactacatttcacaaaaaactacaatttcaaaaactatggccaaacacaactccaactccaaaattccaaaaaaaaaagtgattttttttttatatctatggacaaacggggccttaaAAGGCTGAATCCCTAAAGTTTAAATTCTGGATCCGTCTCTGCACTGTGCATTTAGCACTTATGACGTTCATAGGTGCCatcaggggcggatctacgtgtaagtgagggtgttcacccgaacactctcgacaaaaaattacagtgtatatataaggtaaattttctgtatttatgtgcatatattaacttttgaacaccctcagcaaaaaattacagtgtatatttagcttcttttttttccgaacaccctgaatgaaaatcttGGATCCGCCACTGGGTGCCATACTGCCATTTAAGCAAGAAATGTGTTGTTTAAATAATCATTCCCTTCTGATCCTTTTAATGGGATGGTCTTTTCTTCTGAAAAATAACTGAACAAAAACAAACTCTTTATTTCGAAAAAGTTTATTGAACAAGTACGATCATATATAGATTGTGACTTTCACAGTGTAATTCACGTTTATATACGTGTGGTTACACTATTTAACTAGTGAAACAGATAAATAGATCTTGGGGAAATTGTGTTTTACGTTCTCGATTGATCTTATTTCCTTCTGTACTTACAAACACACACTGGTTCAAATCAAcaaacttttatatatatatatatatatcaattctAAATTCACATATTTTAAAATGGCTTATAGCTTTTTCTAGTGTTAGATGTtctaacttacatcctttacatttaaAAGTTTTATTTTTATCTTCTTTATGGAGTTCTTTTGCTTTTTCTATAGCAATATCTACTTCAAAATCTTCTTGTATTAGTTCTATATTCATTAAATTTGACTCAGTAGTTTCATGTTCATCTAAcatactttcttcttctatgtctctaTGTGGTGtgtaattataattagtaaatcGTATAGATGTCTCTCCCCCAGAATTAATATACgtacattaggtgagattctGGTTGTAGAATCTTTTTTCGATTAAAATCTTCTAAATTTCATTCTAACCCctcatattcttcaggatttatttttatgggttttattagtTTTATTCCTCTGTTTCCCATTACTTCTACTACAttttctaccttaattttaaattttgtgttaCTACTATTGGTCATTTTTCCTAGGAATCCTACACACATTAATAAATTGTTACCATTACACATTTCTTCGTATCctttggtctgtattcctattttaatATGTTTTCCAAATTCTGTCAAATTCATCGTAAAGTctaggctaatataaaaaattcctccattatttgtcatatctacTTCGGTTATTCCTATTATTGACTTTTTCATTTCTGACCATCTATCATCATAAATTACTATTAGGACTTTAGTTTCGAGAttctttctagttaatccttttaatcctattactattaatcccatatgcattaagcttcttccagtattttttatttgtcttacagcCTCTGGATTTATTAAATTTTAGTGGTAACTTTAGTTCCTATAGCTGACaattgttcttctctataatatctatataattgtgttgtaCTTGAGAACTGTCCTATATTGTATAAAGTTTTTGGATTTAGtagttttaattgattttgttggaaaatttgtatatctctatctacatctattacctcacttaactgttGGTTATTTTCTTCTGGCCTGCttctatttaaaattcttgataataaattattacctattctattgtctgaaaaacttactcttggtcttCCTTGTCCTTGCCTTTCTGATTCTCCTTCATTCTTAATCTAATTGGAAAAAGGTCCATTTTTGTGATTTTCTAATTATTTTGGTTTTTTccttttgaggtgttatttctacctttttaacttgttctattaattcttcaacttctttatatATATCTTCTTTCTTGCAATGTAtaaacaagaaaaatatttttaaaggCATAAAATTACTGCTTTACGCATACGGTCAAGAGTTCACATGATGAACGAAGAATATACGTGAGGACGATTTcaaaagggaagaaaaaaaaaaaagaggcataTATTTGATAGGGATGATAGTGCAAAAATTCTTCCCATAATTATTGGATATTAGTTAAACTTGCGGGTGAAATCTACGCTTAgttaaaatgaaaaaataaagccGCAAATCTTGTTATTGTCAACTTATTTTTGGTTTAAATTTTATTGATAATGTAAACCTTTTCTTTTTCCACGCTCCTCCGTCTAATTTTACTTGTCATATATTGACTTGACACATATTAAGGAGCCAAAATAGTAAGATAATTTTATATATCACCCCTAATTATTGTTAAGTAACCTAATGATTGAAATCAATTAAAGCTTACCAGAAAAATTGTGCAGCCAACTAATTGAATATTGAGTTCCAACAATTCACGTATTCCCCCCAAAAAAATAGTTCTGGAGCCAAAATTTTCATATCTTTTCATCTTAACAAAGTGTTGGAAAAGggaattggatttttttttcataattccGAAGTGTTGGAAAAAGGAATTGGAAAATCTGGCTTATTAATACTAAGGGTATAATTCGAacaaaatggtaaattatctcttgattttctaAATTGAACAAGTAAGAACGGACTACTAATTTTAATATAcaagacaagtaaaaatggacagagggagtaattaatGGATTACTTGGAACACAATTGTAGCTACGAATACACTTAAAAAATTTGAGCATTATCTGTAAAAGAGGCTATTGATCATTGGAGTTACGTTCATCAAATTTCATTAAACATATAAAAGAATTAATTAGTAGATAAAAattaaaattcttattttttttgtttcatgCCTACTGACAAAAAGGCGCCACGATTCGCAAATTAAAACTTGACGGATTTCTGTAAATACTTTGATTTTATTTGGCATAAAATACCAACAGCAATCTGCTAGTTGGTTTtagctttaaaaagaaaaaaaaaaaaactcgacgGAAGCAAGTCCATAAAGACAACCAAATTGAAAATTGACAAAATGGAAATACGACAAACAATATAAATGCAGGATAAAAAAGAAACAACGTAACGTATTATTGAGGTTAACATGAAATAAAATGACCATAGTAAATTTGCAAGGGAACCAAGAAAGGATCGAGCTAGTAATTTTCCTAGCAGGATAAAGAATGGTGGTGAATTGACTGTTttgttttcttctatttttgtatACAACTAGTATGGCATTATCAGAGAACCATGCTGGGAAAAACAAACATGAAACCGATCATGAGTCACAGCAGAAAATGACTTATTCACGAAAAAAGATTACTCCCATAAAGAATGACTTCCGACGTGTAAAATACACATTTATCTTTTATGCATTTTTTCATTTATTACGGGATTAAAAGATAAACCAATGTTTGGGAAACACAAACTTGAAACCGATCTCAGTCATACTAGAAAAtgttaaagctagttaatgattgaagctagctaagttggtgtaaatgagaaatggagggaaaaagacaatgaaaggaaaatgaagttcaaagcaaagttcctttgaaaaggagctttgtaccacattggtggtagaaagggaaagttatgtgTTTATATTAGAAAGCACTGCCTCTAGCTCTTAAAGGATTGAGAAGAGAGACTCCCCTAGCGTCGTCGTCGTGGCTCGGCTTCGGATTCGGCTTCagctttttggaccaaatttatttaatttcaatcttcattttctgaaattattttgtGTATTTCCGCCGAAAAATAAAACTCCCAacgttctattttttttttctctgaacAGGCATTTCGAGGTtatataaactgaggcaatgcctcatttttcGATCACTGAAATTTTTTTCCTGCATTGCAAATTCTGCATTCTTTTTTCCAGAAATAAAACTATCGAGTCTAACTGTGTTTCGTCGCCAAATTTGAGTTCGTCGAAGTCGTAGGCGTTTGACGTACCACCACTCCTGCGACAGGTATATCCattttatcctgggaggaagtaatccataacctcgggtacagtgaggggattaaattccttaaggacacacagtgaattctgtggtctCGGATATTTTCTTACTTTCTGCATTATTTTTCCAGTTTCTGGTTTTTTGCGTTTTTTACAGTTTCTGGTTTTTTTTCCATTTCCAGTTGTTGGTTTCTGTTTTCTGATTTTGAACACAGGCATACTAACAAGTTTAAGGAATTTAATAATAATTTCTGTGTTCATTTGTTCTTGTTTAACGATTACAGAACATTAtcagcaaagaaaaaaaaagtgtttttctttaacataaaacagtgctttccagaaaaaaaaaaaaaaaaaaaaaaaaaaggaaacgtGTATGTTTGTTGTTTGGGTGTAACGAACTTGTATGTTGTTTGGAGACTAAAatctttggattttctactccgGTTGAGTTTAAAGttttcataactttctactcatttgggtACTTGaattgaagatataaaaacttcatcaagTATACAACATACAATTTACTGCATTCTGTTTCAAGTATTTTTAAATCTGTTTGTGTAAACTTGATTcggtttgaagaaataaaatcttcaccGTTGTGTATTATATTTGTTGCTGTCAAAACTGATTCGGTTCGAAGATTTAAAAACTTCACCGTTTATTAAATTTTTCTGTTGTTTCGTTTGCGACAGAAATGGGAGACATGACTCCAAATTTGAATGCTACTGCTACTGCCACACCAGCCCTCGTGGTTGGTTCTATGAGAAATGCTGCGTCCTCCAATCGTACTACACCAGCACCGGCTCCGGCAGAGAAGCCTAGAAAATTCACCGGAATTGATTTCAAACGATGGCAACAAAAGATGTTCTTATATTTAACTACTTTAAGCCTCCAAAAGTTTCTTAAGGAGGTCGTTCCGGTTTTGCCGGAATTAACACCTGAGAATGAACGTTTTGTTGTAACTGAGGCGTGGAAGCACTCAGATTTTCTGTGCAAGAATTATATTCTTAGCGGACTGGAGGATGATCTTTACAACGTCTATAGTAATGTGGGAACATCAAAAGAACTATGGGATGCGttggaaaagaaatataaaacaaaaaaagCTGGATTAAAGAATTTTATCGCTGCCAAGTTTCTGGACTACAAAATGGTAGATGGCAAGTCTGTTATTACTCAAGTTCAAGAGTTGCGGGTTATCATCCACGATCTCCTCGCTGAAGGTATAAATCTAATTAATACCTTTGTCGAAAGTATTCAGTGCGCTATTACTTACATATTGTTTGTTGTAGGTTTGGTGGTTAGTGGAGCGTTTCAAGTTGCGGCAGTGATAGAAAAGTTGCTTCCTTCATGGAAGGACTTCAAAAATTACTTGAAACACAAGCGGAAGGAGAGGACACTGGAAGATCTCATCGTCCGGTTGAgaatcgaggaagataacaaggcagcggagaagaaggaaaatGGGAGATCAACCATAAGGGGAGCACATATTGTTGAAACTTCCCCAACTAAtctgaaaaagaggaaaaaggcaTCGGGACCAAGGAACTATCCCAACAAGAAGAAATTCAAGGGAAACTGCCACAATTGTGAAAAAATCGGACACAAAGCTGCAGACTGTCGTGCtccaaaaaaggaaaagaagaagggtCAGGCTAATATGGTTGAAACAAACGAGGAGGTTGGTGACGTGTGCGCTATATTGTCTGACTGCAACCTAGTGGGAAATTCGAAAGATTGGTGGATTGAATCTGGCGCCACTCGCCACATTTGTGCTGTTAGAGAAACCTTTGCTTCATATGCTCCCGCCGGGCTCGACGAGACCATATATATGGGAAATTCTGCAACGACCAAGATTGAAGGTTATGGAAAGATACTGCTGAAGATGACCTCTGACAAGGTggtgactctcaacaacgtctatcatgttcctgaaattaggaaaaatctAGTATGTACCGGACTTCTAGTGAAGCATGGTTTTTAGTGTGTTTATGTTTCTGACAAAGTTGTAATAAGTAAGAACGAGATGTACATAGGAAAAGGTTACCTcacagagggccttttcaaactgaatgtaatggtcgttgctaataataataaagttTCTGCTTCGTCTTACTTGcttgagtcaaatgatttatggcattcacgtttaggacatgtcaattatagaaccttgcgaaaaatgattagttttgaagtattgcctaagtttgaatgcaatcaatcaaaatgtcaaatctgcgttgaatctaagtatgttaaacatccttataagtcagttgaaaggaattcaagtcctttagacttaatccatacAGATATTTGTGACATGAAGTCAATCCCATCTCACGGTGGAAAGAAGTACTTCATAAATTTTATTGACGATAGTACGCGGTATTGCTACGTTTATTtacttaatagtaaagatgaagAAATTGAAGCATTCAGGCAGTACAAAACTGAAGTTGAGACTCAACTtaacaaaaagattaaaatgataagcagtgataggggcggtgaatatgaatctccttttgaACAAATATGTTTGGAATATGGCATTATTCATCAAACAACTGCCCCTTACTCGCCACAATCAAACAgaattgcggaaaggaaaaatAGAACACTGAAAGAAATGATTAATGCCCTGTTAATAAGTTCTGGTTTACCCCAGAACTTGTGGGGGGAAGTTATTCTAACAGCTAGCCGAATACTCAATCGAGTGCCCCATAGCAAAACAAAATCTATTCCATACAAAAAGTGGAAAGGAAGCCCAATTTGGAatacttcaaagtgtgggggtgtttggccaaggtgtaagttcctaaacccaaaagggtaaaataggacCTAAAACCATTGATTGTGTTTTCATAGGATATGCCACAAATAGTAAGGCATATCGATTTCTGGTTCACAAATCAGAAAATCCCGATATTCAGgtgaatacggtaattgaatcagataatgctgactTCTTTGAAACCATATATTCATATAAAAAGGAATGTGAGTCGTCTAGAAAAGAAACTAAACGACCTCgagaagaaacaaaggaaaatgtTCCTGATGAGGAAAATCCAAGACgcagcaaacgtcaaaggacgtctacttcctttggaccagaatTTCTaacattttttttggaaaatgagCCTTGAACTTTCAACGAAGCTATGTCTTCATCAGAAGCtcaattttggaaagaggcaatcaatagtgagATAGAATCCATATTGAACAACCATATTTgagaattggttgatcttcctccagggaataaacctttaggttccaaatggattttcaagCGGAAAATTAGAGCTGATGGTactattgataaatataaggcaagactagttGTTAAAAGGGTTAGACAACGAGAAGGTCTTGATTACTTTAATACATACTCGCCGGTAACATGGAttacatctattcgggtgttTGTAGCGTTAGCCGCCGTGTACGATcatgaaatccatcaaatggatgtgaaaa
Encoded proteins:
- the LOC132641781 gene encoding uncharacterized protein LOC132641781 — encoded protein: MATAPSISLSFLVINPKSPLFTPKNPSISKFSSLKKSHPHIIHSPHLPTSSKIIRNQRISALPENFLLSEVNLDETTDQIVSSTNDNGVSTIIQTLLFIAFVGLSVLTIGVIYIAVTDFLQKRDKEKFEKEEAAKKKKSGRKGKIVARARGGPRGFGQKIEEVDDD